A window from Flavobacterium gyeonganense encodes these proteins:
- a CDS encoding FAD-dependent oxidoreductase: MKVFDVAIIGSGPAGASAAFELSKSGITTVIIEKEMLPRYKTCGGGLVHRGRNNIPFDVSSVVEQEFYEVDTYFSNTNIKLTTKRDKPIISMIMRDAFDNLIVEKAKENGVTLLQNHKVNSITFGETQTIHTSEGDIQAKFIIAGDGALSPIAKMAGWQETRTVIPALEYEIEVPPADFERLSKNVRFDVDAIPSGYGWCFPKKIIYQLVSAFWLKRTRKLI, encoded by the coding sequence ATGAAAGTATTTGATGTAGCCATCATTGGAAGCGGTCCTGCCGGAGCTTCTGCAGCTTTTGAATTATCGAAAAGCGGAATTACGACTGTCATAATTGAGAAAGAAATGCTGCCAAGATATAAAACCTGTGGTGGCGGTCTGGTGCACAGAGGAAGAAACAATATTCCTTTTGATGTTTCATCGGTTGTTGAACAAGAATTCTACGAAGTCGATACTTATTTTTCAAATACAAATATCAAACTCACTACAAAAAGAGATAAGCCCATCATTAGCATGATTATGCGTGATGCTTTTGATAATCTGATTGTAGAAAAAGCAAAAGAAAACGGCGTTACTCTTTTGCAAAACCATAAGGTTAACAGTATTACTTTCGGAGAAACTCAGACAATTCATACTTCTGAGGGCGATATACAGGCAAAATTTATTATTGCAGGTGATGGAGCATTAAGTCCAATAGCTAAAATGGCAGGCTGGCAGGAAACCCGGACTGTTATCCCGGCTTTAGAATATGAGATTGAAGTTCCTCCGGCAGATTTTGAAAGGTTATCAAAAAATGTCCGTTTTGATGTAGATGCGATTCCGTCTGGTTATGGCTGGTGCTTTCCGAAAAAAATCATTTATCAGTTGGTGTCTGCATTTTGGCTAAAGCGAACCAGAAAATTGATTTGA
- a CDS encoding NAD(P)/FAD-dependent oxidoreductase: MKKYYADYLKTLGITEIVKEDAHGFVIPVSPRTDTFVKKNVFLIGDSAGFADPVLAEGISNAILSGVLAAQSIIEGKLDPVRSSELYHEKLEKSILPEVKAGITLAKIFYSKKYCAILLPKIMVLFYPMP, encoded by the coding sequence TTGAAAAAATATTATGCAGACTATTTAAAAACGTTAGGAATTACAGAAATTGTAAAAGAAGACGCCCACGGATTTGTCATTCCGGTTTCTCCAAGAACGGATACTTTCGTCAAAAAAAATGTTTTTTTAATTGGCGACTCAGCAGGATTTGCAGATCCTGTATTGGCTGAAGGAATTTCAAATGCCATATTAAGCGGAGTCTTGGCAGCGCAATCTATTATAGAAGGTAAACTTGACCCTGTTAGGTCTTCAGAGTTGTACCATGAAAAATTAGAAAAGAGCATTTTACCAGAAGTAAAAGCGGGAATCACTTTAGCCAAAATTTTTTACAGCAAAAAGTATTGCGCAATTTTGTTGCCAAAAATTATGGTGCTGTTTTATCCAATGCCATGA